One Caulobacter segnis genomic window carries:
- a CDS encoding winged helix-turn-helix transcriptional regulator has protein sequence MAALDLLGRRGALRVVWELREGRILTFRALQAAAELPPGTLNARLAELRAADVVAAEDGYRLSPRGADLISALWPLLRWSEEWADALGS, from the coding sequence ATGGCGGCGCTGGACCTGCTGGGCCGCCGCGGGGCGCTCAGGGTCGTCTGGGAACTGCGCGAGGGCCGGATCCTGACCTTCCGCGCCCTGCAGGCGGCGGCCGAGCTGCCGCCCGGGACCCTCAACGCGCGCCTGGCCGAACTGCGCGCCGCCGACGTGGTCGCGGCGGAGGACGGTTACCGGCTCAGCCCGCGCGGAGCGGACTTGATCTCGGCGCTCTGGCCTCTGCTAAGGTGGTCGGAGGAATGGGCTGACGCGCTAGGAAGTTGA